The Vigna angularis cultivar LongXiaoDou No.4 chromosome 6, ASM1680809v1, whole genome shotgun sequence genome contains the following window.
ttaaatataataaaaaaaattaagtttaatataaattttaattatatttaattgaattcGTATTTCATTTGTAATAATTATcacttatatttattaaaagaaaaattaatgataatattttaagaaatttttttattttttcttatgaatttaaaattcaatttgtttaaattatttgaatatcaactttaattttttttaataaaaaaacatgatcagtagaaattaaaatgaaattaaaaaagttattctaaaagaataatgttttattatactaaaaataaaatatattaatattaattataattaatttattatttattctttattttttctatcgAATAATCTTCAGAATTCATAACACATACAactaatttagatatttttaactataaaaaaatattttagatatttttaacattaaaaataatattttgatgttaTGTAACtattatgtgaaaatttatcgaattaaatattatcgggtaaatgaaatgaatatttgtcacaataaagttaaaaaaaaaactcatgacAAAAAAATAGTATGATTTTGACCTTGCAAATgatatacaaatattatatagtGTTCGAATTCAAAGTTGTTACCTTACTAACAAGTTTGatgtcatattaaaaaaaaacaattaaactaaCATTCCTATAAGTTATTATGATTCCGTGAGCAAATCCTTCCTATTAAATTTGgcctaattatattttttcgaATTGGGTTAAATTATTGCATTGAACTTTATTTAATGcattcaattaatataatattgagTAATTAGTTTATGAATTTCAACTCAAATCAATTTATACAATAACTTCATTTAAAGAACTcgtatttcattttataaatattattttcatatatattatattgcgacgttataattataagaaaacagCTATTTGGAgatctttttaaaataacaataattttttaatgtattcaATACAATGACCGaatttaatctaattaaatttaattggaCTTGGATGAAAGTTAGATTAAAATTATCCTTAAAAAATCTCAAACCTCATGCCAGCATATAGTTTAGATAATTCTAAAAGTTTTCAATACAGAACCGGGGAATAAATTTTGAATGGTTTACTGTTGTAATACTTTAACTATTTATCAAAATTGTGGATATTGTGAGAATCTAGTGtagtttttatagaaaaaaaaacaccacaatattttaataataaaaagtttaagttAGGTAATATTTCTCTtagttgtattttattttatgtaaaacaatataaaaattactgttttatgtttgttttctatgtttttatttttttttataaatctattTAATAATTAGAGATGCCTAGGTGATTAGAACGTCAAGTTGTATAAGGATAGCCGATCAAAATCTTTAATAGAATAAGTtaattttctatcatttttttgGTCtaatatgtcttttttttttttgcatgagGTTTTACTTGTTTACATGTGACTTTAGACTCATCAATATGAATATCTactaatcaattatcataatgGTATGGTATGATCATGTTTGTGATGTTTTTATGTGTAGATAGAATATCTTATATGAAGTTGAATGTGTTTTGGTGTTTGGAGTTGTCAACCCAGATAAGAGAAGCTAGTATGAGTTATTGATCTTGTGACTCTAATCTCAATAATGTATGCTAGTACCATAATTTTTTAGATGGTATGATATTTTGTTAGAATATATGATCAATGGTTGTTAAGTGTTGTTATTATGTGTTAAATTGTAGTATATTGTGATGATGTTGTTCTCGATGTTAAAATTGTTGAATTAGGTATGTGATTGAATGAAGGAGTTATAATTTGAGTAATTGGTCAAATTAGTACCAATTCTAAAACACTTATGAGAAAAGAATAGGAAGTACCCATTTGAGCAATTAAGCAAGCAAAACTCTCTCATTCATGGTTGTTATTGCCATGGTGCTAGACAGGAGTAGAGGGGCACTAGGTGtcatttcatttttacaaaagtCAGAGAGCAACTCACTCTAGACCATTTTTAGGATGGTACCATCAGACACCACTTTGACAATATGTTCCTTACTTGGTTGTCGTTGGGTGAGCCTGTGCTTTGTTGGGCGAGCATGTGCTTCATTGGATGAGACCAAAGTCAGGAAGCTCATTGACTTTGTCTCGCTATGTGTCACCATATATCGCTTGGCATTAGGCCCTTGTAAAGCCAACGTTGGGTACACCTTTATGTCATTGGGAaccaatttttgttttgttttatatatattgatggTTATCATAATGATGTATTtggtttataagaaaaaatggCATGATTTGGTGAATTTGGAGCATTCTTAGGGAGGGAATCCATTGAATATGTTATTTTAGGAGGATAATTAGGTGGTGAAAGTAGAGGAGGTTTTATCATGAAGACGACTTTAGGGTTCTAGGACTGTGCAAGGGATTAGCCTTAAGTGGATGAGTTATTccaccaccacaagtgcataactcTATGTGTTCAACTTAGTTgcatttattcaaataaattgaGTCTAGAAGGATTTGATTGTATGTATGATCTTATTTGATAATTGTAATTATATCTAATGTGTAATTAAATGACTTAGTACATTGTAGATATCTATTATCTCTTTTTTAGCTAGGTTACCCTTATGTGTTTTGTTGGTTTTGTTGTGTGAGCAAATGAAGATGTAAGTGTAAAGATGCCTCTGATAGAAGAGGAGTCAATTATACAACTTAGATAAGGTGAGAGCATGAGttctaaagttttaaaataaggttttcttGACCTAGTAGTTGGGATGTATAAAtgctatattattatatattttggatgactatattaatatacattatattttgaatcttttattttctcaatattaattatgaaatgttttattttttaattttttaattacctAAGTTTGCTTCCAAATTCATCcattcaaaaaaaattcattttaatatttagtttctaAAAGTAATCtattttatatctttctttaatcttatattttatctttcttgcattagtgagtatataattttaaattattgttaattgattttaaatttaactattattaataatattattctaacttgtaggtttttttaatagttaataGTCATTATTAATCGTGATTTTCTTGTGATTGTCGAAGAAAACTAACACTTTTCTTCGTagacatttttcttttactgtatttatatattataaaatttcaacataataaatacaataattaatataagcTGACAAACCTGTACTTTTTATGAAGTTatggaattttttttgtaagCTTGGAAGCTTTCATCTCTAGTTAGGAAGAAGGTAAAATACTTCTTTATAAAGTCGTTAATTCATCCATTCAACTACTGACAATACCACTGTTGCATGATTATTTCCTTTCCTTTTAACAATTTTAGCAACCTTCGTAGTGGTTTTGAAGATGGTTAGAAATATACATTGGAGTAAATTGAGTTcaaataatgatgataaataaagttaaaaattctACCTTGActaaagagaagaaaaacttataatatattaatatatactaATCTcgtttataaacttattttataaattaaattaaatttaaaaaattaaatttttaacaagatATCATATCATCTAAAGTCtatcataacaaaatttatttattaaatttaatgtatatctctcataattcaaaaatttattttttattgaatatattgTATCATCTATTATCATAAACTTTATCTTATAATCGATTCTGTagatttaaattaagtttaaaattcttttGAGGTAATAATATACCAAGACATTGGTAGAATTAGTGGCAAGCATTAAGCCATCTTTTCTACATTAAACACATCAAATGCTCATTATCCCAAGGTGGTTATAGAAATTAGATTAAGGAATGTCTGATGAATTTTGCATCGAGTTAATGCATAATATTACATCTCTAATAACCGGGTACAGGTATAACCTCATAAAGATCAAGTATAACCCTCATCCAAAAGTGACCATAAAGCAATCATGAATTGAAAATGGCTCAGGAGAGGCCAAAAACACCAACTTGCCAGTTTTAGTAGCTTGTATTTCGATGGCCATTGACTGTAACACCATTTCGTGAGTTggtgaagccatttttctgattCTCCAATTTGTGGAACTCAGTTTCTATGGTTTTGGCTATTTTGGCATCATCCGGGTCTGGCTCTGGAATGTCCACATAGAAGGACCCTTGTCTGATTGGAGGTGAGATTGACTCCATAACGATAGCTTGATGCTTGATGTGATTGTAGAGTTGTTGGTGGAAAACATGATTGAAGGAGAAACAATTTTCAATGTTTCCTGATGCATTATGTTTGGATGACTTGGAATCTTCTTTTCTGCAGAAGTGTGGGAGGGATGCATAGTCCATTACCTACAAGTTTCAAAACACAGGATAGATTTCATTTGGTCATGTTCCTTTTCAACTCTCACCATGAAATTCAAACAGCAACATGACAGAGGGAACATTCTTAACGACAAGAATAATTACAAGGATGGAGCAATATCAAATATTTGATATACCACCTTCAGTAATTCCTCCTTCCCGCAACCTTGAAGCACCTGGATTTTCCTCCTTGTTCTTTCTTGCAAAAGAGGCTTTACAACCTTATAAACATCATTGAAGAAAACAAGTAAGAAAGTGAAGCATTCCAAACTCTTCAAACATTAAGACATTGACAAACCTTCCAACATGCAGAGAATACATATGGTGCATTAACAATATAGTATGTGTCTGTCTTTTCCGGGTAGTTCAAGTCATCTATTGTGGATATAGCAGTCAACAACTGCAGAAAGTGATTGAACAGAAACTGTCAACTATGAACTGAAAAAGGGGAtgaaacgtttttttttttccaaattatttGCATTACCCTCAATTGGTTCAATGCTGAAAACTTTAAACCAGTCATGTCCAAGACTTTCACACAGGTGCCAAGGTACCGTTCATGCTTCCTTGAAGCTGTTggctaaattaaaattttcaaatcagCAAGCACAATCTCAGAATTTCTAAGATTAACTAAACACTTCAAGATACTCACCAAGATCACTCGATCCCTAAATTCATTGATTTGAATGTGTGATTGTATATAGTATTTGTCCTGAAAAAAAGAATTGGCAATTTAATATCAAATAGATAATCCAAAGGAGTTTAGATGCCAAATTTAGTATTTTCTAGTTTGGTTAAAGTATTGTCATTACCACCAAATgcaaaaaattgtttaaatattaaaaaattgttaatgattaAAAAACATCAATATTGATGATCTCTTTCCAATGATTtggttgattttatttttacgaaaaaaatttgttaagatttttcaactgtttttttttttaaattagatccATCCAGATTATTTTCGGTTGATGTTGaccaaaattatttacattaatatCGATCGATGTTGTTTTTTGGACGTTGTTggttgatgttttttttttccaaatttttggTCAATGTCGGCTGAAAATTTCCCATAACTGACATTGACAAAAAAAGAAATCCCAGTTAATGTTGGCCGAAAACTTtccaatttaaaatttgaaaaagaaaaaaaatcctaattGACTCAACTGAGAACTAAAATTgcctacaatttttttttaaaaaaaggttctaacaatgcaaatgaaaaaacaacttctattaacattaaaaaaaaaactaattaacattaatggaaaaaaaatagtaCTCTCAACAATGTCTAAATTTTACTCAAGCCGCCAATGTCCCGACCAAAATCAGGTCAAGGAGAAAATATGACGAAAAGACACATGAATTTAACAGTAgaaagaatttcaaattcttatttttttttttatggaatttGAAATTCTCTACTTATGAGTAATCATAAAATTCtagaatttcaattttattgaaatttctTACTCAATCAATATATTTCGTTATAAggcatttcaaattttttataagaataaggCTCTTAAAATTCTGTCCAAACACGGTTAATGTGAAGAAAGATGGTGTATGATTCTTACAGAAGCTTTATCATATGTACTGAGCCCAACACCAACAGCAATGACCGGTAGACCCTGAAAAAATTCAACCAAAAaggaagaaattagaaatagCTTTTCATATTGTTTTGAAAGATGACTATTTCgatttcttataaattaataataataagatcaACAATGTAGGGAATGCGACATCCCAATTTCACACATAATCCATACTTAAAACATATCGttgatgaatataaaatttattacagTTATTCAAAGTATAATTGCAATAGTTACCAGACTCTTACACTTCTAAGAAAGTatggatatttatttttaactaaaacttATGGGTGATTGAATTTTTCCGTCATTACACTGTTGCATCTACTCGTCTTGTACCGGATCAGTTGTAACAACCTTATTTGTTTTCACCGTTAAGGTAATCATTACAAAcaaacatacatgcatacaaaaaaacATACACAAAGGCAAAGGTGAGCTAAGACGCAAAAATTCATTCATAAATCAGGCATAAGGAGGATATTAATACACAATCAATTTGTAATAGCAATCATatcattatataataatcatattaGACTCGATCATCTAGATGAAACATTAATGTGAAATCTCGGAGGGTTGTACACTTGTAGTGACCCCCTCTCCTCTTACTAAGCTAATGCCGATGCATCACACCCTATCACCCACAAGATTAGTCTGTTAACGTTTATGATCACCTTAATGACGTGAACAAATGAGGTTGTTACAACTGATCCAGTACAAGACGAGGGAGATGTAGCAGCTTAATGACGGAAAAGTTCAGTAACCCATaagttttagttaaaaataaatatatgtacttTATTAGAAGTGTAAGACTTTTGTAACTATTGCAGTTATACTTTGAATAATTGTAATAACTTTATATTCATGAACaatatgttttaagtattgatTGTGTGAAATTGGGACGTTACAAGGAAGGGTGAAAATAAACTCAAATTCATATCACAGATCAAAAAGCTCTGATAAGATATAACTAAACAATTGGTACCTCCTTAGAGTAACCAGACATTCCTATGAGCTGAGAATCCCGTATGGCTCTATACAAATCCGCAGGAATAGGCTTCTGTTACACAGAAAGGACAAATATGACAATGCAGCACCATTATGATCTGTTTGaagaaatgtaataaatattcatttaataatataagttaatGAACGGATATgattatgaaaaagaaagaatgttAAATCATCCTGCTGAAGTGACAGTCCTTTGTTAAAGATTAATTACAAAAGATTTAGAAGCTTAATTTGTTCAACTTATGGCTCTCAGAACCAACTTATGGCTCGTATCAAACTATTCGTGACATAAATTGATGCATGCAGAAAGtattgaatgaaatattttttccaaGCTTCCAAAGTATTAAATGCAGTACTTTCCCTTATCTGTTGTCCTTTTCTTGCATAGTTAGCAAGAGCCACTAAATCTACAAAGCACATGTCTTAGGAATGTTCCAAAATATTAGATATCTTCAAATAGAGTTTTACATCTATATTGGTCATTTCAATATTTTCACCCTCCTATTAGAAATCCTACCTCGACTAGATATAAAGgttaatttatagtatataagtgaatgAAAATCTTAACTTACAAGTTGGTAAGTTGGTTTTGTACggttgaattaggtttaaaatttaattcttaacACTTTCCTTCTATTATTTGTCTTACAATTAGCTCAATGACCAAACCCATCATAAATGGTGAAAGAAGTTTTTGTCCTATATTTGGACTTTCATAAATCTTAGATGCAAGAGTTTCCAGAAACATGAGATGTAGCAAAGAAGACTTGTCAAAAGATAACCAAAAAACAGCAATTCAGGAAATGATAGCCAAATCAAGGAAACTCACCGTTAAAACTTTGTCAATCTCATTTTCCACTCTCCAGTTCAAACAATCACTTAACTGCATCAGTTTAAATTGTCAGCAAAGTCTAATGCTACGAGCAACCAACAAGGTTAAAATTCCAACTAATTTTCTTAACCAAACATAATAACAGATCTTACTAACCATTTTATGAGCTTTGGCAACATGCCAATCCCTTGCTTTGAGAAACCGTATTAATGTTTCAGCTGGATAACCTTGGTGCATGTTCTGAACCAAAAGGGGAAATATTTCAGAAAAAATCACCGACTCTCACAAGTCAGCACAAACCAACCACATAACCAGGATAGTCAAATAcgtaaaaaaagaaattaagagatTCAGCAAACAATAGGCCGAGGATACACTCAATTAGTTACTCTTGGTTGAATAATCTCTAAATCCAGTTTGATTATCTTGAAGACTGTTCCTCAAACATAAAAAGACCAATTTTACTAAAAGTTATTACGTTAAGCCTCAGAGCACCCTTAACACTAAGGAATAAGCTAGCCCAGTTAAAATTCCAAAAACCGCAAGCTAACAGTGATCCAGATCATTTTGGAAGCAGAGTTTaacttttgttataaaaaaatattcatcttGTTCTTCCTTCCTCATAATCTAGGATGATTTAAAAAAAggtgtttgttttttataatcaaATCAGGTTTCAGATCACAAATCACAGcttctattcatttttttttcaagtgcCATTCCCAACCCCCAAGATCAAGCAAATCAAAAACCATACCTGAAATGTGTTCTTCAGCTGCTCATCCACTGCAACAAGAGTCACAGACATAAAAAAAAGGAACCTCTGTGAGTGATGAGAAAAGATCGCAGAAGAATGTAATCTGAGTTTCAAGCAATTGATGCACACCATTTTCCATCAGGGACTGCAACTGCTTGAGAGCCTCTTGATTTCCACCACCCATTTTCTTGTTGAGCTCTCAGCAACTGCAAAACCAAAATTCAGAAGCCAATCCAAAGTTGCTGCAAGGAAAATCTTGTAACACCAGATCCTTTTAAGACACCCCCTAAGAAGGTATAATTATTGCTACCCCCATAAAGATTTTTAACTGATCTACCAATCGTGGGTAGAAGACAGAAAAAGTGGGTTTGGTTTGGCAGAAGAGAGGGTTGTGATCCCTTTAAAAATTATAGCTTTTTTTGTCTACCTCCTCTTGCCCCTGTGCAGAGCACAAAAGCATGGAACTTGGGAGGTGAGTTTGTActatgtatgtatgtttgcaGCTTCCGATGTAGGAAAGGAAGTGAGTGGtcaacaaaacaaagaaaaaagtgaCAAAACTGTTAAAATCAAATCACCAGAACCGAAAATGGGGATTTTTGAAATTGTTgcccaaattaaaaatatttttctttccgAATAACCTCTCACTCTCACTTTATATTGCAAGACTTTTCTggaattcaaaaaaaaaatactaaaataataatttgaggTACacctcaaattttcaaatttgggGTTCAAATTTGGGGGTAAAAGGAAGAATAACGGAAAGAAATTATTAGGTTTTGTGTATCGtaatgttatattaaaaaactaataatatttaattgctTGACCTGTAAATATTAGTGGGGACTATTATAGTTATAAactgtttaataatttttcaagaaACATAgacaaagaaaaattatatatatctaatgaatgaaatgatgaaaaataataaaaattatgataaataaacgaagaagaaaagaaatagaaaaaaaaatataatgattttttttatataatttggcactgaataaatatattctctgaatttcatatatatttttataagagaTAATACTATTTCAATATGAGCAGTAAGttctaaatatttaaagtaattgTTTATTCAAGGCTTGAATGAGAGagtattgattaaaattaaataatattagttaatCCACGTACTTaatcattcaaaaaaattatgattgaaattttaaagttaGGAAAAAGTGTGAGAAGCAagatgtaattaaaattaaatcgATGAATTTgactataattttttaagaagttAGTAATTTTGCATGaggactttttttttcttaactaaaTAAAGCGTGCACGTCattctcatttatttttcatatgacACTTTTGAAGAATATTTAATGTGTTTagtttatgttatttataaaaattattaaaatacttatttctatcaatttcataaatgttttaaaaataattaaaaaaaataaacatgtcaATATTATTGATCtgtattattctttaaatttgaattcgCCTCATTGCCTCTTTTACCAATCTTTCTAAAGTTTCAAGTTCAGTAATGCAGGAATTATATTgcttattattaaatatgaaaattatagaaaattataaagtCAATTGTAGATGCATCTATTAGGGAGTATACAATTtgtttatttcatatttaaattaaatttgaactaTTTCTTTAAGATTATTACAATGTGA
Protein-coding sequences here:
- the LOC108341777 gene encoding uncharacterized protein LOC108341777 isoform X2, with protein sequence MGGGNQEALKQLQSLMENVDEQLKNTFQNMHQGYPAETLIRFLKARDWHVAKAHKMLSDCLNWRVENEIDKVLTKPIPADLYRAIRDSQLIGMSGYSKEGLPVIAVGVGLSTYDKASDKYYIQSHIQINEFRDRVILVVKPLLQERTRRKIQVLQGCGKEELLKVMDYASLPHFCRKEDSKSSKHNASGNIENCFSFNHVFHQQLYNHIKHQAIVMESISPPIRQGSFYVDIPEPDPDDAKIAKTIETEFHKLENQKNGFTNSRNGVTVNGHRNTSY
- the LOC108341777 gene encoding SEC14 cytosolic factor isoform X1, which produces MGGGNQEALKQLQSLMENVDEQLKNTFQNMHQGYPAETLIRFLKARDWHVAKAHKMLSDCLNWRVENEIDKVLTKPIPADLYRAIRDSQLIGMSGYSKEGLPVIAVGVGLSTYDKASDKYYIQSHIQINEFRDRVILPTASRKHERYLGTCVKVLDMTGLKFSALNQLRLLTAISTIDDLNYPEKTDTYYIVNAPYVFSACWKVVKPLLQERTRRKIQVLQGCGKEELLKVMDYASLPHFCRKEDSKSSKHNASGNIENCFSFNHVFHQQLYNHIKHQAIVMESISPPIRQGSFYVDIPEPDPDDAKIAKTIETEFHKLENQKNGFTNSRNGVTVNGHRNTSY